The region ATGTGGGAAATGTGAATGTCCGACATTACTTCACGTAACAAAGCAGTGACtccctgtagtcttctcatattctcctcattatTCATCCTGACTTCATCATTCTGttgtttcagcttctcaaaaTTCCTctgcaatagttcataatctgagagtaagatTATGGGTGGAGTTATTTTTGAAGTCCCCATGAGGTttccatttggaattgaagattgcCCAAATGACTGTTGTTCCTGACTAACGGGCGCTGCATATGGGGCTTGCTTCTCTTGCCCTGTTGCATATCTCCTTAATCCAGCTACGTGTGCTTCTCCTTGTTTTGAACGTTCCATGCCCCATAGTCCGGTGGTATGGTTACATTTGAGTAGAGGAAAGTTCCCTGAACGCACTTCGTTGTTAGGGTGATCTACTAAAAATTCTGGTACTATAGAGTTCACCTGATGGGGGCCTTTCGTGGCTCTCGTCCTGGTATGAGCACTCATTTGGGCAGGGTTAGGCGGGTTTGCCTAACCagctgatcttgtccctctcggcatcttgTGTTTGGCTTTTTGTTGCTTTTCCCCATgcggcgccaaattgttgttgccaaaatacaacaattaaaatttgtgatgtggggtccactcgagctcgatgtcgggtgaagttaggttgctgTAAGAGAAGTTGCTTTAAGGGAGTTCACCACTAGGatgctcgccacaaggattttgccactagctcttttgcaACAAGGCTTCACCACTAACTCTCGCCATTAGCTCTCatcacaaggtttcgccactagctctcgccataaGGTTTTTCCACAAGGCTTCGCtactagctcttgccataaggttttgccacaaggcttctccactagctctcgccacaaggttttgctttcgccacgaggtctcgccgcaaggttttgccttcgctgCTATGTtcgccgcaagcttttgccttcgccgctaggttcgtcGCAAGCTTTTACCTTCACCACGAGGTCTCGTCACAAGGATTTGACCCTATTGATgctcagaaaatgggttagaaggctcgcgggaatctttcAATGCGAAGACcctctgatgccaaagtcaatCTTGAATCCCAATAactattcacgaaaacagtCAAGATGTATTCAAAGTGTTTAGAGTATACCAAAAATTGAAAGTCCTCATCAATGTCCTGTAATTGGGTATTTATAGGacacgattctcaagggtggctaGTGTCGACACGTGGCAGTTGCCAAATAGGGCCAATTTTAACAAAGGAGAGGGATCACCATGAATCTGTCGCGAGGCAGCTCGCGGTAGGGTGCCGTGAGGCTAGCCTTTGCGACTAGCCTCGTCGCCAGCTAGCCCCGCGGCCAACCAGTCGCCAACCCTGCCACGAGATAGCTTACGGCAAGGTGCCACGAGGTAGCTCGCAGCAGGGTGCCTCGAGGCTAGCCCTTGCGGCCAGGTCGCAGCCAGCTTGCCATGAGCACCTGCTGGTCGCGAGGCGGGCCCTTGCGGCCTACTCGCAGCCAGCTTGCCGCAAGCCTTGCGGCCagctttcattttcaaaaaaagattttcatttttttccctatttttcatggTACAACAATTAGAGAGTTAGTTGTTGATGCGAACCTTAGTTGCACGCAACTAAATGTTAACACGTGGATATAAAATGACACCTTAATAACATAGCATTAATTATGCAGAGGACCTCACTCTCACATATAAGTCAAATGCCACATGGGCTAAAGCCACATGTCAACCATGAGGATAAAGCTAAAGTCAGTCAAAAGGGTAGAGAATTGGCTAACTTACCAACAAATAACATTCAAAACGTTTCGAGATTATACATACAAAATGTTGGGTAAGATAGGACGTCAGAAATGCCAAATGAGGCATCATCTTAATCTCTAACATCACGACTCAAGTATCTTGCTTTTGAAATTATGTAAAAGCCAAAACATTGTAAATTTATGCAAAGGCGACAATCAAAAGGTATGAGAGAGATTGATTTCTTTGTTAtcgttttaaaattatatattttaaactaatttaagtatcaaagagTGTTCCTGAGACACATCTTAAGTAGTTCTCTCATCTTTAATTTATCATTAACAGCTTTATAGATGTTTTAGGTTTTTAGTTTAGtccctaatttttatttttttgtttgtttgtgtttaattttattattattattattattattattattattattaacatatAGGAATACAAATATATTGTTTGAAAACCTTAGTTTTAGGGGTGCAAATTAGCCAAGTTGAGTCGAGCTTCACTTAGCTCGACTCAGCTCAGCAAATTTGAGCGCAAACTTAAGCTCGAGCTTGATTAACATAGCTCGAACTCAAGTTCGACTAGGGCTCGCCACAGAGAGGAGGATGAGCGGTGAAGACGGAAGAGTGTGTAGTGGCAACGAGATGAGGTGGAGATGGGGGGATGAGTGACGATTGGCAGCAAGAGGGGAGGCTGCGGGGAAAAGCAAAGCGGCGGCGATGAGGGGGATGTGGCAAAGAGAAGAGGgctagagaagaagagagagcaaCAGATGGATAGACCAGAAAAAGAAAGAGCAACAGactagaagaagagaagagatgagagggaagaagaggaaaaatgggTTTCCTCTTGGGAGAGAGATTGGGTGAGAGAGAATGGGTTTCTTTCATAGGCAAAGTAAGGGTGTCTTGTAGAGAAAAAAGTgatataatatgtatgtatgttaaataatatatttataaaatatatatttaatatataatttaataaataatatatatatatgttaaataatatatttataaaatatatgtctaatatattatatgctaACGAGACTCTAATCGAGTTATCTTATGAGTTAACGAACTGAACTTTACTAAGCTCAAACTCGACTTGTTTATGAATCGAGTTTCAAATTTAGACTCAAATTTGATTCGTTTAACTTAATGAATGAACTCAAACGACATTTTATCGAGTCAAACACTAAACCGAGCCCAAACAGCTCAGCTCATTTGCTACTTAGttttcaagattttgaaaatatgaaattttattttatttttcataaaaacacatactttgtttataatttttcacattttctttatgAAGATACATTTGGCCTCCGTTGcttcttccttaattttttttttttccatcgtcgtctagagagagaaagagagagaaggggggggggagggagagagatgcGAAGGCTTTCATTCTGTTCTCTCTCTAGAAAAATCGACGACCTCGCTGCCCCAATTCTCATCCCGTCCCCGATTCTACAGATTCTCCATTTCATTTTTACTCGGATTTAGCTTTCTCTACTCGTTAACCCTTTGCTGTTTCTCCTTTGGTTctcttaattctttttctttctagggtttcaatttgtttgtttttcagGCAGAAGAGGGAGTTGAAGAAAGGACAGAAGATCGGAGTTTCCAATGGGAGGCAGTCGGTCTTCTTCCAAAAGAAAATCTTCTAAAAAGAAGGCCTCCAAGATTTCCTCCGAGGTCTATCCGCTCTCTAATGTTTATGAAGATATATATTCTGAATGCCTATGAGATGTTTGTAGAATGTCTTATCTTTGTTCTGGGGTTTTGTTTTTCCTGTAGTTGATTACTTGGTTTAGGGGTTTGATTTCCTGTTTGTCACACTTGCTCGTAGCAATTTGGTCTCTCTGTTTCTTTGATTGTTGATACGTGTAGGCCACTGCAAGAAAAGCAGAAGTAACGGAAATTTTGCAAACCCAACTTTAAATTTGGCTGAGCCACTCAAGAATTGGCTGGAATTTGTAATGGGCTTGGTTGGGTGGGGGTTTGCAATCTTGAATCTTGAAGGTGTCTTGAATTATGAAGATTTATGAATTCAAAAAGTTCAGTTTATTTTTACTTTCCTAGTGACCACATAGGATGTTAGGATTGTGGCAATGGTTCATTCTAAGCGTGATTCTACGTTCTTGTATTGTGTTGTGTGGTTAGGCTGTCCTGAAGAGGAAAAGTCGAAGGACTAAATACAAGAAGCTGCGGCATCTAGAtgattcttcttcttgctctgATGATTACTCATCTAGTTCAGCATCCTTTTTGTCTTCCACTTCTGACAATAAGTATAGCAGGGCTCGGTCTCGCACAAGAAGGGATGCAGATAGTAGGAAAAGGAGTCGAAGAAGCCCTTCTAGTGAAAGTTGCAGTCAGGATTCTCGACAtcgaaagaagagaaaaggatCAAAGAGAAGTTCCATGTctgaaaaaaggaagaaatccCAGAAGAAGCATAGGAGAGATCCTAGTGTTAGTTCAACAGGTAGTGATTCACAGAGCTGCTCAACTTGTCGAGTTTGTAGTAGTAGTGAGAATAAGGGTGAATTCAAGAGGCACAGAGACAGATATACAGAAAAAACTAAATACGTGAAAGATTTGAGTAAGGCTAAGAGTGGACCTAGAGAAAGAAAGACTGCATATATGAGTTGTTCTTCCTGCTGTAGGTACAGTGATGATAGCAGTTATGGGAGCAAGGATATGATGCCAATTGAGGAAAATCCAAAGCGTTTGAGATCTGTTATTATTGTAGCAAAATCaccagaggaggaagaaaatgagtGGCATAAGGATGGTCCTGACGATGAGATTGTACATGATCCTAATGATTGCCCAACTTCTGGAGGCAAGAATAGTACTGACATGGGTAGTAAGAGGAAAACTATTCATCAATCACAAGTCCATTCTGATGGGAGGGTAGTGAATATGGTGCAAGAAGGAGCTTTTGTTTCTGGCATTAAAATGACTGATCTCGCAAAAGCTGGTGAGCAAGGTGGCCTCCTAGATTCTCAAGGTTATTCTCATCGTGAAGAGGCTGTAGCAAATAATTCTAGCAAGGAAAATGAGGGTGGAGTTTTGCTGACAGCATGTGGTGCAAATAATTCTATTAGGGAAAATGAGGGTGGAGTTTTTCTGACAGCATGTGGTGCAAATAATGATGATTTGGAGTCAATTTTGAGGCTAAAGGCTTTGGAAAATCTAAGGAAGTATCGAGGTGGCCTCCAAAAGTTTGCAAAGCCTCCTGCTGATGAGAAAAATAGGAGGGATGGTGATCTGAAACAGTTATCTACTGCCAAGGTTGAATTTGTGGAGAACAGGGTGCCGAAGGAGGATGGTTCTGGAGTTCTAAGTGTAGATGCAGTACTTGATCAGAACCCTAAACCTACCATAGGGATAGCTTTCTCTTCTCCTGCCGCAAGTTATGAACCAAAGGTTCAACAGGGAGAAGTCATTGCTACTGGATCTGGAAGGTCTAGGTTGTCTGTTGTTTGCACGCCTAATCAGATGTTAATCTCTAGTGGTTCCAACCTTTCTCCGGTATATGCCAACATTAATAAATCTGAAATGGGTAAATCAGCTTTGGGGCAAGAATCTCTTGGCAATAATTCTGTCGTGAAGGAAACACATGAGGCCAATATTAAGGCTACTGAGAGTAATGTTAATAAGAGTTTGGACAAAAAAGCTAAAATAGTGGTTCAGACTAGTAATGGCGATGGTGTAGGAGTTAATAATGTCAATGAATCTGATACGGCAGAGCCTTCTTCACTCAAACCCACAAGGGAGCAACATAGCTCAAAGAAACAGCCAGATGAAGACAAGGATAGGTCACAGTTTGAGCAGAAGACAATGTCTGTGATGCGGGGTGGTGAAATGGTACAGGTGAGAATTTTCATCTCACAAACATAGATTATTCGCTACCATGTAAGATCTCCATTCCCTTGATGGTAGACCCAGTAGTGGTCTGTTTTACATTTCTTGTGGTCTGATATCATATCAACTTGAACCTTTGTTACCAGGTGAGCTACAAGGTTTATATACCAAAGAAAGCTCCTGCTTTGGGGAGAAGACAACTTCGCCGTTGATTTTTGGTTTATGCTGCTGGTGCTAAGAGGATCCATATGGTAAGTGTCGGCATCGCAGGTTTATATGTATGGCATTAGGAAGGAAATCATAACCTCATAAAACTAGAGGATTGGAGAGTTTGGGACGAGTTTTTGCCCTTTAAGACAAGACCTAAAGCTTAAAAAAGGTAAGATCTTGATGAAGTATGTGAATGGATCAAAGAGTGCAGATCCTTTATTCGTTGGcacatgtttttttttgttatgctCATTGTAGAAATATGTGATCAGActttttcttgcttctttttttttttttttttttttggtttttggatACATAGACAATGTGTTTTATGGGACGTTAGGGGAGCTCTTTCACATGGactatttatttcttgtttggtGGTTGTCTTATTGTCTGATAATTCACAAGTTACCCAATGTAGTTATTTGCAGGCTTCATTTGTTTGCACTTATATCAGAAATTGTGGCTTTGGCTTTTGTTTTGAAGTTCTCAACCAATATGTAATaaatgctttttcttttttgttttttcctttgtGAATTGAACACGAagttgaaaatgaaaacagaagCTTGAAGTTGTAAACTCCTATCAAACGAGCCCTTTACCTTCCTTTGACAGGGGTTTCATTTTTAGGCTTTTGTTTTCATtgtcattattttaaaaacaaaaacaagaagcgagtttgaaaattttaagggACAAATTGGAACCACCAAAATTCATTTTGGTTTCGTCTAAATCAGAGCGTCTTTGacttttcacaaaattattagAAGGGGCCAAAGCCCAAACCATGGGTGCATAAGTTCTTCTTGATAAGCTTCCTTTCAAAGAAAAGATTCATGGATTTTGTCAACAATTGGAAATGGAAATCAGTTCCAAATTATACATATGTTTTCTATTGcaacattaaaaataatcaaaaagaaATAGCCGATGGAAGTGTACCACGAAAAGTTCTTTGAAAGAAAGTCAGTCCTAAAGTAAGAAAACAAGCGTAAACATTGAACCGCTAGCTCAGCTCGCAAATGAGGAGGAATAGAGAGAGATTGAAGGATGAGAAGGGTATTATTTCTTGCTAATAAGATCAGAGATTGGATCATCATATTTATAATATGCATCGTGAACATAAGTGAACGGTAATTTCTAAGACTTACAAGATTATTGTGTTGAGAGACTCCAAATATAACTCATACGCTTAATAAGCAGCTGCTGCTGctcttacaataataataaaattaaagattaatttGAAATAGGATAAAATATGAgttcttatttgaattttgaatttgaagagctatttaatttaaagattaatttgaaataagataaagatgatttcctatttcaattttgaatttgagaagCTTTGTGCAATAAGATAAAGCCAAGACTAAGATTCActataacaaaatattcaatacAATCTAAAACAtctagttatatatatatatatatatatatttaaattttgaagtgAGGATAACCTCCTTAaatatctttatctttaaatttaCCTAAAACAGAAATTTTCTACAATATCTTAATAGTGAccaagaaattgaaatttcaaaaacaaaaaacaaaaagaacctTCCTTTAGAAAGAGCTAAATCAATGCTTCAACTTAATAATGATTTCTCTGAGAtgagaaacaaaaatttaaatatcatatAATCATATGTACATCCGATCAAAATTGATTAATAAACAAAACgcaccaagaaaaaaaaaaaatcgagcaAAACCCAACTTTCTTTAAGTCGGGTTCAGATCTCTTGAAACTTGGCCTTGCCATCTGCACGAAACACAGAGCACAATCCATGTCCATAAGTATACAACAATATTGAAAAACTGAAGAAACCTGCAAAACTAAACca is a window of Diospyros lotus cultivar Yz01 chromosome 10, ASM1463336v1, whole genome shotgun sequence DNA encoding:
- the LOC127811524 gene encoding uncharacterized protein LOC127811524 isoform X1; protein product: MGGSRSSSKRKSSKKKASKISSEAVLKRKSRRTKYKKLRHLDDSSSCSDDYSSSSASFLSSTSDNKYSRARSRTRRDADSRKRSRRSPSSESCSQDSRHRKKRKGSKRSSMSEKRKKSQKKHRRDPSVSSTGSDSQSCSTCRVCSSSENKGEFKRHRDRYTEKTKYVKDLSKAKSGPRERKTAYMSCSSCCRYSDDSSYGSKDMMPIEENPKRLRSVIIVAKSPEEEENEWHKDGPDDEIVHDPNDCPTSGGKNSTDMGSKRKTIHQSQVHSDGRVVNMVQEGAFVSGIKMTDLAKAGEQGGLLDSQGYSHREEAVANNSSKENEGGVLLTACGANNSIRENEGGVFLTACGANNDDLESILRLKALENLRKYRGGLQKFAKPPADEKNRRDGDLKQLSTAKVEFVENRVPKEDGSGVLSVDAVLDQNPKPTIGIAFSSPAASYEPKVQQGEVIATGSGRSRLSVVCTPNQMLISSGSNLSPVYANINKSEMGKSALGQESLGNNSVVKETHEANIKATESNVNKSLDKKAKIVVQTSNGDGVGVNNVNESDTAEPSSLKPTREQHSSKKQPDEDKDRSQFEQKTMSVMRGGEMVQVSYKVYIPKKAPALGRRQLRR
- the LOC127811524 gene encoding uncharacterized protein LOC127811524 isoform X2, with translation MGGSRSSSKRKSSKKKASKISSEAVLKRKSRRTKYKKLRHLDDSSSCSDDYSSSSASFLSSTSDNKYSRARSRTRRDADSRKRSRRSPSSESCSQDSRHRKKRKGSKRSSMSEKRKKSQKKHRRDPSVSSTGSDSQSCSTCRVCSSSENKGEFKRHRDRYTEKTKYVKDLSKAKSGPRERKTAYMSCSSCCRYSDDSSYGSKDMMPIEENPKRLRSVIIVAKSPEEEENEWHKDGPDDEIVHDPNDCPTSGGKNSTDMGSKRKTIHQSQVHSDGRVVNMVQEGAFVSGIKMTDLAKAGEQGGLLDSQGYSHREEAVANNSSKENEGGVLLTACGANNSIRENEGGVFLTACGANNDDLESILRLKALENLRKYRGGLQKFAKPPADEKNRRDGDLKQLSTAKVEFVENRVPKEDGSGVLSVDAVLDQNPKPTIGIAFSSPAASYEPKVQQGEVIATGSGRSRLSVVCTPNQMLISSGSNLSPVYANINKSEMGKSALGQESLGNNSVVKETHEANIKATESNVNKSLDKKAKIVVQTSNGDGVGVNNVNESDTAEPSSLKPTREQHSSKKQPDEDKDRSQFEQKTMSVMRGGEMVQVRIFISQT